AGGTGGACGCAATGAAGGCAACCATGCCTTCCACTgactgcttctattttctcagcaAAATAGGACCAACATAGGAAAGCCATGATTGGAGGAAAACTCTGATTCCGTGACAAATAAGCAGAAtagccacaatgctatgaaaggaAATTCAGGATGTGTTGGAATAAGCCAAGTAGAACAGGCAAGTTCCCGTAGATCCTGTGCAAGCAAAGGGACAGGGGCGGGAACACTCCCGGCGTATGTGGGGAGAAGCCAGTGTGGTCGACGCTGAGATTCCGTGCCCCAGAGGCGTGTAAGTGAACTTGATTTGACTGAAGTTGTAGAAGGCCTTCGATGGCGGCCTGAAGAATTTCGGCCTCCATTGCTTGCCCCTGATTTGTGTATTCCATTCTCCAGTGTCGCTAAGAGATGCATTCCAGAGTTCTAGACTGTTGACTTCAGCTGCCACTACACAAGGATAACTGAAGCACCACTGGCCTTTTTCATACGATGTCTAAGGCACATACTTATTATGTGCAATTTTCAACTCAGATCTACCAGTGTTTTGTGGGGCTGTATCAGCGCCTCCAGAAGTTCTGGAATGTCACTGTTAGGCGCTTTTTCgttaagaagaaggaagaagatatCCCTTCGGTTGAGagtatttttcacaaagaaaaattcGTGGTGCTTGGTCGTGTATTGAAGAATCAATCTCTAGCCATTGAGAAGAGGGCTCAGGCTGCGTATAGAATCGGACTGTTGGCCTTCACAGGTACggacttattttttatttgttttatttaatgtttattcatttttgagagagagacagagcgtgagcaggggaggggcagagagagagggagacacagaatctgaagcaggctccaggctctgagccgtcagcacaaggggctcgaactcacgagtcacgagatcatgacctgaggcactgagccacccaggagccccatgctGGTACTGATTTAACCAGCTGtgctaatgtaggtctttcaAAATCTTCTGCTTGTTATAATGCTGTAAGTTAGGGATTTTCATAGCTCTGATCTTAAAATTCCAATAACATTCCCTTTGcctaaatttttagttttttgtcttTGTACCACCAAAGATACTTACTAATCATTTTCTCCTCAAGGATCtcgtgttttaaaataatgtgtccatccactagattctactcctgaaatcattattgcactatatgctaacttagatgtaaatttaaaaagtaattaattaattttaatttaaaaaagaatgtccaTCAAATAAATTACTCAGTAAGAACTTTCCCACTTTTACTAAAAACAACTGTACTGAAATTGCCTATCAAAgttctcattattatttaaaaaaataaaatatctaaaccGACTTGATATAATTCCAACTTAGTGATATAATTCCAACACAGAGTAATACcagttgatattttatttttattttattaatgtttattgtattagagagagaaagtaggagagaggttgggggggtggggacggagacacagaatctgaagcaggctccaggctctgagctgtcagcacagagctgacatagggctcgaacccacaaactgtgagatcacgacctgagccgaagtcggacgcttaaccgactgagccacccaggcgcccctattttttatcttgcaaaaatGCATTGCACAGAAACTACcttagaaaaatcattaaaagctGTTAAAGGTTTTAATCATTAAGGCTGTTAAAACACCTATCAGGAAGGCACTTGGGGCATCAGTGAAAAGCAACCGTGAATGTATATTTGGCCAGAAAATTGTGTGGTAAACTGCTCAAACACACACCACTCTAATGATTATCAGGTTTAAACTCACTCCACTTTTTTTGTTCCAATAAATTTCAGGATATGCAGTGAAATTTTATACATAATCTTCAACAACACGTCTCTTGATTAGAAGCTCTGGTAGCTATAAGTATCATAGATGACTGATCTCTTTTTTAATGGGTTGCCTAGATGTAATTTGATAGActaaatttttcaaagaatggCGTCCGTGAGAGAAAACATTTACCGTTTTCAAGAACCAAGGGGTCCTAGGTGCCAGGGTGGGTGAGAACCAGTGGCACAGAGCTAGAAAGAAGCTGGAGGATTCCCATGTGAAGGAAGGATAAATGGCGCCCACCACTTGAGAAAGTTCCCTGTAGAGCTCTGTTCACCATTTGGGGGAAGAGCTGGCTGGTTATAAAAGAGTCAGAATTCTTTAACTTGATGGTATGTAACCTCAGTCTTAGTTATACTTCTAGAAGGCAGGGAAAGAGCCTATGCCCAGGCTTCAGCTAAAGCTTTAACATTGGCTAGAACATCCTTGGGTCCACGGGACTGTGGTAGTGCCACTAAGAGAAATCCAAGCCAGGTCAAAACCCCAGTGGCTAGAATCTGGCCAAGTATGCCAGCTACTCCTCACCACCTGAGTAGTCTTCGTCCAGTGTTTTCTTGGCCAGTACCTTCTTAGGGTTTGAGATTTGAACTCGGGCAATCTAGGGTTCCAGTATACGAGGAAAGTAGAGCCTGGGTTCAGGTGGGGTCAGTCTGGGAACCAGGTTGGGTTCCCAAGCAAGAGCAATCTTATAAGGCCACGTTGGTTCCAGATCTGCAAGAGTCGGGCTGAGAAATGAGACATCAGAGAGAACGGGACAGCAAGGGATGGCTCATGAAAAACCTCTCTTACGAGTTACACCCTGGCTTTGCAGGGCAGTGTTTTGGTTTTCCGTTTTGTTTGCTCTGTTCATCTTGAAGTACGGACTCCTGACACCTACTCAAGTAGGTGCTTGAATAAAGCAGCCAGGGAGGAGACTTTGACAGGCGGGGAACTTCCAGTCCCTTTCGTGTTTTGTGCTTATCAACATACTTTTTCCTGTTCACAGCAGCAcgccaggagggggtggggaggaaggaaaaggaaaattcagagCATCCAAAGTGTCAGTATACAGCAAAAGGAATATGGACACATCAGCACTCAAATGTCACCAGCTCCTAGATACACCAAATACTTCTGAAATGCAAATACTTATTTTCCAGGAGGACCCACCGCTGGGAAATACGCCACTGAGCACATAAAAGAAGTGGCCAGTTTGTTACAAAATCACCAGCTGGCGCCGAAAGTAAAGATTCTGCTGCTCCAGAGTATAGCCTGCTGGTGTTACTTAAATCCTACCAGCCAGAGGAAAGCCAAGAATTTCAAGTTTATCCCTATCCTCGTGAGGATTTTTGACTACAGAGTCGATTCTGTCATCAAAACTGAAATCAACAAACACCTCCTTGTTAAATTTTGGGCTTGCTACGTTCTCTCTGTCATGACCTGCAATAATGTGTCCTGCATAAAGGAGCTTAGAGACTTAGGTAATCTgaaatatcatttgcaaatactggCGGCTGAGAATTGGTCTGGGTGGCCTGAGAATTTTGCAGAGGTGCTGTATTTCCTCATCGGTTTCCACAGGAATTAATTTCTCTAAGGGCAGCTACCGTCGCATTAACCCGGAAAActgaaataaacaataacaagTCGAGATAGTACTctaaagtgttttcttttaggcAGTTGAAAAATTCTCTGTCGACCATCACGGTGACCGAAATAACCAAACGTATGAAAGGCACCAGTGTTTAAAATGACCTcataaagggacacctgggtggctcggtcagttgagtgtccgactcttggtttcagctcaggtcaccatctcacatttcatgagtttgagccgcacatcgagctctaagctgacagcacagagcctgcttgggattctctctctctccctgtctctctgtccctcccccactgtgctatctctgtctctctcaaaataaatacacttaaaaaaataaaataaaataaaaataaaatgacctcaTAAAATGTAGGTTCATAAAACGGGGATTCAGTGAACGATGCATTACCTATACAACTGTTAGGAGCAATggtgtgttttgggggggggtgtcatcAGATGACATTAAGCCAAGGCACCTAGAAATGCCAGACCCTAACCTCGCCCACAGCCACCTCTTGTAATGGACACTACCCCACCTGTGCCCTTTTAGCCCTATCTCAGTGCTGATCTTCTCATCATCCAGCTGCCACGACTTTATCTGAGAGGGTTTTCTGGCCACCAAAGCATGATCCCTTCGCGCGTGAGGCCAGCTGAAAGTTCGGGGCAATTAACACTCAATAAAACCTCAACTCAACTCCACCGGTAGAACTCTGGATGGAGACGGGGTGCCGCGTGTTCAGACGTCTAGAGGCAGCCTGAAGGTAGGCTCTTGGGTTTTCCTACAACGATGTGCACAATCCCTGTATTATCGGTTAGAGAATAAGTAGCAGAAAGCCTGCACCTGACTTCTGTGCTACGCAGTCTCATTAAAAGCTTTAGTGCAAAAAGTGGTATTTATCGCAAGTGCCTAAAGGCACACTGACCGTTGCCTTAAGTTGCAGCcagtggatgttgaatttttcacctttttcaCAAACTGGCTTTGACCGAGCTGTGCTTCAATGTGACGGTAAAATGGTAATGCAGTTCTGTGATCCCTGCTTGTATTTCTTATAGGAGGGCTGATCACATCACGCGGATTCATAGGGATCTTGGCACAAGTGTTCTCAGGGGTTAAACCAGAGAACGCTGTGTTCTGCTGAGCAACTGTGTATTCTCATCCTCTGTGAATTTTGTGAATGCAGACTTTCTCAAACCAGAATCCCCTTTATGGCGGTAGATTAAGGGTTGAAAATTGGAAGTCCCATTTAGAGACTGGGTCATGGTCAGAAATTACTTTttgttaatgctttttattttattatttttttgaagtttattttaagagagagagagagagagagaaccagcagggaaggggcaaaaagggagacagaggatccgaagtgggctctgtgctgacagcacagggctcaaactcccaaaccgtgagatcgtgacctgagctgaagtcggacgcttaactgactgagccacccacgtgcccctgttaatgctctttaaattaaattttaatagtaATGTCCAAGTAATAcacaaacataatttaaaaagtcaaataatgtggggtgcctgggtggctcactcagttgagtgcctgactgtggctcaggtcatgatctcacggttcatgagttcgagccctgcatccggctctgtgctgacagctaagagcctggagtttgcttaggattctgtgtctccttctctctctgcctctcctcagcttgtgtgctctctctcaaatataaacatttaaaaaaaaatttaagtcaaatAATACAATGACTCAGACTGAGAAATAGCATTCCCTTAACCCCTTCCTGATTTGCACTCCCAGAGATGACCATTTGAGGCTTTTTGGCTGATTCttctggtttttattattattgttttattattatgacTATCCTAGTTCTAAATAGTTCacatatgggcacctgggtggctcagtcggttgagcgtccaactttggcccaggtcatgatctcacggtccgtgggtacaagccctgcatcgggctctgtgctgacagctcagagcctggagccgttttcagattctgtgtttccctctctctctgaccctcccctgttcatgctctgtctctgtctcaaaaataaataaacgttaaaaaataagtagTTCTAATTCGTTTCCCCCCCCCAATTttaggtaattttctttttacttcttactATGACTGACAAGGTCTTAAGGTTCTAACCCTGTTCCTTGCTGGGGTTTCCCCTTCGTCTCTCAATATAATTGTGCCACAATTGTCCATTAAAACAAGAGGAGTACTTCAGCGTTTTTCATGGCTAAGTAGTATGTGTAGCATCATTTCCTTCCTCATACAACTCTGTTTTCCCTGGAGTCTGGTTCCTTTGTTGTGTTGCTTAGTTTCATTCACGGATTTCCATTCTCCCTAACTGTTCAGCCACCCAATACTTACACGCTAATTGTTTCCTCTTGAAgacagacccccacccccatcctggaTGCCACCATGCTATTGTTCCCATTTGGGCCTCCCACCTGGCTAGCAAAGATTTTAGGATTTCCCTTCACCACCAGGGATCCCCTCTATCCCTCCCATGTTGGGGGATCCCACATACTATTGAGGGATCCCACatacttttgctttcctttttctggttCACTCCCACATCTGAATTTGGAGCGGGTTTTCCACTAGTTTCCTCAGAAAGAATGAAGAGGAGGTTAGTTTTTGGAGATCTGCCATTTCCGACGATACGTTTATTTTTCTGGAGggatcatctgacttcagccagccTCTGACCCTGGAGGAGCAGCAGAGGACCTCAAAGTCCTCACTCCTCAGAAGAGCCAGGCTCTGTTTTTCCCAAAGCCTACAGTCAGTGAGGTCACTCACCTCTGCTGAAACCAGGAGTGTTACAGGACTGGAGTTTCCCACTCCTGGAAGAAAACCTCagatttagattttctttttaatgtttattcactttttgagagactgagtacaagcaggggaggggcagagagagagggagacacagaatctgaagcaggctccaggctctgagctatcagcacagagaccaacgcggggctcaaactcacaaaccacaaaatcaggccctgagcggaagttggacgtttaactgactgagccacgcgggcgcccTGAAAACACCAGATTTAGAAAAGTAGCAGGTTCCCTGCTGGAAAGAATACTTTCCAGAGGTATTCTATCTGTATAGATATAATATACAGATTATATTCTTAGTATATATTCTtagtcttgttttcttatataGTAGCATTTTATTTGCAGCAATTTTTTTCTGggattcacctttttaaaaattgaagtataattaacatacaatattatattaacttcaggtgtacaatgtaatgattgaacaattctatacattactcagtgctcattgcgacaagtgtatttttttgtttgtttgtttattttgagacagagtgtgaatgagcatgagcaggggaggggcagagagagaggaaaagaaagaatcccaagcaggctccacactgtcagcacagagcctgatgcggggctcaagtcactaaccatgagatcatgacctgagctgaaatcaggagttggacacttaaccaactgagccaccctggtatcCCATGagaagtatactcttaatcccctttatctatttcacttaTCACCCCCCACACGCCatctttcctctggcaaccaccagtttgttctctgtatttaagagtctgttttgagtttgtctttttttgttgttgtttcttgaattccacatgagtgaaatcatctggtatttgtccttctctgacttatttcacttagcgtaataccctctaagtccatccgTGCTATTTGTTGCCCATGTCAAGAGTTCctgcttttttatggctgagtaatattccattgtctatataccTATACCATCTATATCTCCtgtctttatccactcatctattctgtatatctataatctatataCATCTAtcccacactttctttatccattcatctatctatggacacttgggctgcttccgtttcttggctattgtaaataatgctgcaataaacagagggtgtatttatcttttcaacttagtgttttcatttcctttgggtaattATCTAGCCATGGAATTACTGCATCATAGggttaatttcaatttttaacttttttttttttttaattttttttttcaacgtttatttatttttgggacagagagagacagagcatgaacgggggaggggcagagagagagggagacacagaatcggaaacaggctccaggctccgagccatcagcccagagcccgacgcggggctcgaactcacggaccgcgagatcgtgacctggctgaagtcggacgcttaactgactgcgccacccaggcgcccctcaatttttaactttttgaggagcctccatactggtttcccaTGGTatctgtaccaatttacatttctaccgacagtgcacaaaggttcctttttctccacatccttgccaacacttgttatttcttgtgtttttttatttaagtcattctgacaagtgtaaagtgatgtctcattgtggttttaatttgcatttctctggtgatgagtgatgttgagcatcttttcatgtgtctgttggtcatttgtaggtcttctttggataaatgtctattcaggtcccctgcccattttttagttggattatgtgtgtgtgtgttgagttatagaagttctttatatattttaaatattaaccctttattggatatgtcgtttgcaaacatcttctcccattcagtaggttgcctttttgttttgctggtttccctcactgtgcagaagctttttagtttggtttaGTCCCAacaaagtaattttgtttttgtttcccttacctcaggagacctatctagaaaagtGTTTTTATGGCTGATGTAGAAGAACACATAGCCAGCAATTTCTTTGAcaagttttatggcttcaggtctcacatttaagtctataatccattttgagtttatttttgtgtatggtggaagaaagtggtcccgTTTCAGTCTTTTCCATgctgctgtccacttttcccagcaccatttatagAAGAGATGGCATTTTCCCCTTGTATGTTCTTGCTTCATCATAAATTGACCAtaaaagcatgggtttatttctgagctctctgtcCTGTTCGACTCGCCTACATGTCCATCTTTGTGCCcgtagcatactgtcttgattactacaccTTTGTTGTGTATCTTGTAATCTGGGAtggtgatacctccagttttgttcttctttctcaagatagtTTTGGCGATACgtggtcttttgtgcttccatacaaattttaggattattagttctagttctgtgaaagatgGTGTTGTATCTACCAATACTTTATCTTGGTCTAGGTTCTCTACCTTAAAGAATAgatcattcaggggcgcctgggtggctcagtcggttaagtgtccgactttggctcaggtcatgatctcgcagttcgtgagttcaagccccgcgtcaggctctgtgctgatggctcagagcctggagcctgtttcagattctgtgtctccctctctctctgaccctcccccattcatactctgtctctctctgtctcaaaaataaataaaagttaaaaaaaattttttttaaataaaaaaatgaaaaaagaatagatcAGTAGATCTATTAAATAGATAAGATAGaacaaatagaataaatagaataaatagatCATTAAATGATCTTAAATATAGATCATTTCACACGTGTGGGAACATATCTGTGGAATAGATTTCTAGAAATGGGATTGCTTAGCAATACTcgtatttttgtttcagtttccttCTGTGCCCTGTTTTGTCACTTTTCCTTCATCCTCCCTGGCTATTAACCGACTCATCAGTGTGAGATTATGTCTTTTATAGATTACTGTCATTTTTAATGGGGTCTAGGGAGACAGAGTAGCTAAATGGCTGGGTTTGACTCACATGCTTAACCGGAAACTGCTAAGGCCCCTCTTCTGACAATGCTTAGAGAACTTTTGGTTAACATTTTATCTATGGAAATGTAGCTTAAGAGGCAGCCTAGCTCTGTTGTTGTATTCAGATTCCTCTTTGGACTCTAGCACACGTGGAAGTTGAAGGTGGTAAAATAAAAGGCTGAAGTGGACCTTGAGACATTCGTATGCTAAGCTTGGAATTCAAAACTGGTTTACCAAAGTGTTAACACTCAGTTACTTTACTTTCCTTGGTTGCTCCTTACAATCGCATCTCTCCCCAACATTTGAGTTCTCCTAGAAGCGAACTCCAGTTAAGAATTTGAATGCAGGGACCGTATTTCAAGATTGACCTAAGGAACTAAGAACAGGGTGGGGGAGAAAGCCGATAGAAGGTGTGTTATCAAAAAGTTACTATCTGGGTAAAAGGGAACTTGTGATCCTACTGAGGGACTGCTCTAGTAAATACACAGCACACACCTCAGTTATCCTGCCCAGAGGCCCCAGGAGCTCAGACACACCAGCTCCTATCCTTCTTGGGCAAAAGATAATGACTTCATTAGCTAAAACCTAAAATTCGACTGAGGTATCTTGGAAGAGGCAGGGTGGGCACAGGGTGGTTTTTCTAAACAAAGTCTCAAGGGCCCTAAGGCTGCGTAGTGACATGTGTGGTGCTCTGGCTCGTTAGAATCAATTTTTCTTCTGATgacatttcaatttcttttgagGGGATACCTTGTCCACGGTGTAGCCTTAAGAGACTGCCAACCCAGCCATCTTGCCCTTCAGAGGAGCAGTGACATAGCCCGGCTATGCCAATCTTGCCATctcaggaaaggggagaaaatcaAACAGCACTAAGACAACGTCGATTAGCACCTGCTGCGGGGTCCCCAGTGCCGCTCTGACTTCTGCTTCCTCAGGACCATTGTAGTCTTCTGATGAATCCCATTTTTGTTCACGGCAGACAGGATTAGTTTCTCTGTTTTACAAAGAACTCCAAGAAAGGCAAGAAGAGACACGTTCAAGaacttttttagaagtttttctaCATACATCTTAGTAACATTTCACTTTCTTCACAGACCTTCTCACCACGCCACCCCCGCGACCATACCCAGTTTTTAAACTTGTACCAGTGTATAGAAAAGCAATTAATGTagggatattttaaaatctggccACTTAATTTGTTTCTGGTTGCTCTTGGGAT
The sequence above is a segment of the Prionailurus bengalensis isolate Pbe53 chromosome B2, Fcat_Pben_1.1_paternal_pri, whole genome shotgun sequence genome. Coding sequences within it:
- the ARMH2 gene encoding armadillo-like helical domain-containing protein 2; this encodes MSKAHTYYVQFSTQIYQCFVGLYQRLQKFWNVTVRRFFVKKKEEDIPSVESIFHKEKFVVLGRVLKNQSLAIEKRAQAAYRIGLLAFTGGPTAGKYATEHIKEVASLLQNHQLAPKVKILLLQSIACWCYLNPTSQRKAKNFKFIPILVRIFDYRVDSVIKTEINKHLLVKFWACYVLSVMTCNNVSCIKELRDLGNLKYHLQILAAENWSGWPENFAEVLYFLIGFHRN